From Pseudomonadota bacterium, one genomic window encodes:
- the lpdA gene encoding dihydrolipoyl dehydrogenase, translated as MAAAEYTGTVDISTRLLVLGSGPGGYTAAFRAADLGLETTLVERFDALGGVCLNVGCIPSKALLHVAKVMDDAKAMAEHGVTFSKPVIDPQGLRGWKDQIVGQLSSGLDGLAKKRKVSVVTGHGEFLSAHHLQVSKPDDSGKPQVIEFEQCIIAAGSESAWLPFLPDDRRIMDSTGALELEELPARLLVIGGGIIGLELATVYQALGVKVSVVEMTSGLMPECDPDLVRPLEKRIRKQYEQIMLGVTVSGVEALDEGLKVSFSGDGAPDPQVYGRILVAVGRKPNGSVIGAEAAGVAVDEHGFIPVDRQMRTNQAHIFAIGDIVGEPMLAHKASHEGKTAAEVASGLKRSFDARVIPSVAYTDPEIAWVGETESELKAQGRAYGKGVFPWAASGRSLALGRNEGLSKLLFDEESGQLIGAGIVGPQAGDLIAEMALAIEMGCDASDIALTIHPHPTLSETLAFAAEAFEGTLTDLYMPKKGN; from the coding sequence ATGGCTGCGGCCGAATACACCGGCACCGTCGATATCTCGACCCGGCTGCTGGTGCTCGGTTCGGGGCCGGGCGGGTACACCGCCGCGTTTCGGGCGGCCGATCTCGGGCTGGAGACGACGCTGGTGGAGCGCTTTGATGCGCTCGGCGGGGTTTGCCTCAACGTCGGTTGTATCCCGTCGAAAGCGCTGCTGCATGTCGCCAAGGTCATGGACGATGCCAAAGCCATGGCCGAGCACGGGGTCACTTTTTCCAAGCCGGTTATCGACCCGCAGGGCTTGCGCGGGTGGAAAGACCAGATCGTCGGGCAACTGAGCAGCGGGTTGGACGGGTTGGCAAAAAAACGCAAGGTTAGCGTCGTTACAGGGCATGGTGAATTCCTGTCAGCGCACCACCTGCAGGTGAGCAAACCCGATGACTCGGGAAAGCCGCAGGTCATCGAGTTCGAGCAGTGCATCATTGCCGCGGGTTCGGAGTCGGCCTGGCTGCCCTTTTTGCCGGACGATCGGCGGATCATGGATTCGACCGGCGCGCTGGAGCTCGAAGAGCTGCCGGCGCGGCTGCTGGTCATTGGCGGCGGGATAATCGGCCTGGAATTGGCGACCGTGTACCAGGCCCTCGGGGTCAAGGTTTCGGTCGTGGAAATGACCAGCGGGCTGATGCCCGAGTGCGACCCCGACCTGGTCCGGCCGCTGGAAAAACGGATTCGAAAACAATACGAGCAGATCATGCTCGGGGTCACGGTGAGCGGAGTCGAGGCGCTGGACGAAGGGCTCAAGGTCAGTTTCTCGGGCGATGGCGCGCCCGACCCGCAAGTTTACGGCCGTATCCTGGTCGCAGTCGGACGCAAACCGAATGGTTCGGTGATCGGCGCGGAGGCGGCGGGTGTGGCTGTGGACGAGCACGGATTTATCCCGGTCGACCGGCAAATGCGGACCAACCAGGCACACATTTTTGCGATCGGCGATATCGTCGGCGAACCCATGCTTGCCCACAAGGCGTCCCACGAAGGAAAAACCGCGGCTGAGGTTGCCAGCGGCCTGAAGCGCTCGTTCGATGCCAGGGTTATTCCATCGGTGGCCTACACCGACCCCGAAATCGCCTGGGTCGGCGAGACCGAATCCGAACTCAAGGCACAGGGGCGGGCATACGGCAAGGGTGTGTTTCCGTGGGCGGCCAGCGGCCGGTCATTGGCGCTAGGCAGAAACGAGGGTCTGAGCAAGCTGTTGTTCGACGAAGAAAGCGGGCAGCTGATCGGCGCCGGCATCGTCGGCCCGCAGGCAGGCGACCTGATCGCCGAAATGGCACTGGCGATCGAGATGGGATGCGATGCATCCGATATCGCGCTGACCATACATCCACACCCGACCCTGTCGGAAACGCTCGCCTTCGCCGCCGAGGCTTTTGAAGGGACGTTGACCGACCTGTACATGCCGAAGAAGGGTAACTAA
- a CDS encoding DUF222 domain-containing protein, with the protein MYLSHAQRLQNQQHRKELGAEITKLCGYLNAAEYRLLTLIREFDEANGWHEEGLYSCAHWLNWQCGIGMNAAREKVRVAHCLADLPKISAALEKGEISYSKVRAMTRVANSENEDFLLMIARHGTASHMERLIAKTRWVKRLQDAQNSNRQHEHRELTFYTDEDGSLVIRARLPAEQGALVLKALEMAMDRAKAERKEPDVSAETCNDPNPSERIPFSVHRADALIELAETYLSHGARTSATADRYQVVVHVSAETLEDGSGDICELEHGPNVSAETSRRIACDSSVVKLFEDETGEPINIGRKSRVIPSAMRRILKARDKGCRFPGCTHQHYIDGHHIKHWAAGGETRIDNLVQLCRYHHRLVHEGGFGCEKTANGRIVFKNKDGNVIRRAEYHPPIPANTDAVSLLSHEIPGIEIDSKTCVTRWEGEKMDYSVAVEALLG; encoded by the coding sequence ATGTATTTGTCCCATGCCCAGCGACTACAGAACCAACAACACCGCAAAGAACTCGGTGCCGAGATCACCAAACTGTGCGGTTATCTGAATGCCGCCGAGTACCGATTGCTGACGTTGATCCGCGAATTCGATGAAGCCAATGGCTGGCATGAAGAAGGTTTGTATTCGTGCGCCCACTGGCTGAACTGGCAATGCGGCATCGGCATGAACGCAGCCAGAGAGAAAGTCCGGGTGGCGCATTGTCTTGCAGATTTACCGAAAATCAGCGCCGCCTTGGAAAAAGGCGAGATCAGCTATTCGAAGGTGCGGGCCATGACTAGGGTCGCGAATAGTGAGAACGAAGATTTTCTGCTGATGATCGCCAGGCACGGCACCGCCAGCCACATGGAAAGACTGATCGCCAAGACCCGCTGGGTCAAAAGACTGCAAGACGCCCAAAATTCCAACCGACAGCACGAACATCGGGAATTGACTTTTTACACCGATGAAGATGGTTCGCTGGTGATTCGTGCCCGATTGCCCGCCGAACAAGGCGCGCTGGTGCTCAAAGCCCTGGAAATGGCGATGGACCGGGCCAAGGCCGAAAGAAAAGAGCCCGATGTTTCCGCGGAAACATGCAACGACCCCAATCCCAGTGAAAGAATCCCCTTCAGCGTCCACCGGGCCGACGCCTTGATCGAACTGGCCGAGACTTATTTGAGCCACGGTGCCAGGACCTCAGCCACCGCCGACCGTTACCAGGTCGTGGTCCATGTTTCCGCGGAAACACTCGAAGACGGCAGCGGCGATATCTGCGAACTCGAACACGGCCCCAATGTTTCCGCGGAAACATCGAGACGAATCGCTTGCGACAGCAGTGTGGTGAAGCTTTTCGAGGACGAGACCGGCGAACCGATCAATATCGGCCGCAAATCCCGGGTAATTCCGTCCGCGATGCGGCGAATATTGAAAGCCAGGGACAAAGGCTGCCGCTTTCCCGGCTGCACCCATCAGCATTACATCGACGGACACCACATCAAGCACTGGGCCGCAGGTGGTGAGACCCGCATCGACAACCTGGTACAGCTATGCCGATATCACCACCGGTTGGTCCATGAAGGCGGTTTTGGCTGCGAAAAGACCGCCAATGGCCGCATTGTTTTCAAAAACAAAGATGGCAATGTCATCCGCCGTGCCGAATATCACCCCCCGATACCGGCAAACACCGACGCGGTGAGTTTGCTGAGCCATGAAATCCCCGGGATCGAGATCGACTCCAAAACCTGCGTGACCCGGTGGGAAGGCGAGAAGATGGATTACAGTGTGGCGGTCGAGGCGTTGCTGGGGTAA
- a CDS encoding TonB-dependent receptor: protein MPAIIKYGILGVVYALGAFFSLLPIATAQPQEAAPSSDSDNYPFIEEIIVTAQKREKAAQDVPVSMSIFSNRELVALDLTDIAEIARYTPNLEWDQSWLGASNSASLYIRGVGQAANFAEHSTDPAVGLYLDGVYVGRAAGSVLGVLDISQVEVLRGPQGTLFGKNATGGAITVTTTRPTDTISVWADVTTGSDNRSDFRLVANIPLTDQVLTRFSASSLNRDGYGVSLQDGTEFGDINTDYVRGALRWLPRENLTVDLMTDWTRTRQASAVTTLVFVDSGPMTISSIYNFFVAPTNTVAGFGNGVLWDSRFITPGNFTNYSTDESGSDLDVRGLTAIVDWRPGALTFKSITGYRSMESHWAVDADLSPLSIIEDVMGADQHQFSQEFNLRGGDGALDWLVGLYYFEEEATKLKSGVILIPEVATVEFDPVFGVPNPLFGIPLSPGVQPITNVSRANSTAIFSHLEYAFTERWSGSAGIRYTTEEKRISNPPGVGLVASNGDSKTFTNLSPMVGMQYFIDQDLQIYGSVSRGFKSGGFNSLVLLPRLEYLPFDPEKATSYELGVKANRGRFTVAGATFFVDYDDIQISVLNGLEPQILNAAEAEIKGVEVELAATLTTGLRLQAGIGYLDAKYVKLDPLGLQGLTVPVTLDSKFMNAPKWSVNLSLSYSTQLRHLGRLAIRGDYSWRDRTYNNAVNTEELIQDAYGLLHASATLVSNDGRWQFALFGDNLTDKEYIQSGEFGAAVGVAIANFGRPRTWGLSVRYRFGSEVTRDH from the coding sequence ATGCCCGCAATAATCAAATACGGCATCTTAGGTGTGGTGTACGCATTAGGCGCGTTCTTCAGCCTGTTGCCGATTGCCACGGCGCAACCCCAGGAAGCCGCACCGTCCTCGGACAGTGATAACTATCCGTTTATCGAAGAGATCATCGTTACGGCGCAAAAGCGCGAAAAAGCCGCGCAAGACGTCCCCGTTTCCATGTCGATCTTTAGCAACCGGGAACTGGTGGCGCTCGATCTGACCGATATCGCCGAAATCGCCAGATATACCCCCAATCTGGAATGGGATCAGTCCTGGCTTGGAGCATCCAACTCCGCGTCGCTCTATATTCGTGGGGTTGGCCAGGCGGCAAACTTCGCAGAGCACTCCACGGATCCGGCCGTGGGCCTTTATCTGGACGGAGTCTACGTCGGACGGGCCGCAGGAAGCGTGCTCGGTGTGCTCGATATAAGCCAGGTTGAAGTATTGCGTGGTCCACAGGGGACCTTGTTTGGCAAGAACGCAACCGGCGGCGCCATAACCGTTACGACCACACGCCCGACCGACACGATCTCAGTTTGGGCCGACGTCACGACAGGCAGCGACAACCGAAGCGATTTTCGCCTCGTCGCAAACATTCCGCTCACGGATCAGGTCCTGACGAGATTCTCCGCCTCGAGCCTCAACCGGGACGGCTATGGCGTCAGTCTCCAGGATGGCACAGAGTTCGGTGACATCAACACCGATTACGTTCGTGGCGCACTGCGCTGGCTACCCAGGGAAAATCTGACGGTCGATTTGATGACAGACTGGACTCGCACCCGCCAGGCCTCCGCGGTGACCACCCTGGTCTTCGTTGACTCCGGTCCCATGACGATTTCCAGCATCTACAATTTCTTTGTGGCGCCGACCAACACGGTGGCTGGATTCGGCAATGGCGTGCTGTGGGATTCACGGTTCATTACACCAGGCAACTTCACGAATTATTCGACCGACGAATCGGGATCCGATCTCGATGTTAGAGGGCTGACGGCGATTGTCGATTGGCGGCCCGGCGCCCTCACATTCAAGTCCATCACCGGCTACCGCAGCATGGAAAGCCATTGGGCTGTGGACGCGGATCTTTCCCCATTATCCATTATCGAGGATGTCATGGGCGCCGACCAGCATCAATTCAGCCAGGAATTCAATCTGCGGGGCGGCGACGGCGCACTGGACTGGTTGGTAGGCCTCTATTATTTCGAAGAGGAAGCCACCAAACTCAAATCCGGCGTAATCTTAATCCCCGAGGTCGCGACGGTTGAATTCGACCCGGTCTTTGGTGTCCCCAACCCGCTATTCGGCATTCCGTTGAGTCCGGGCGTTCAGCCGATCACCAACGTGAGTCGCGCTAACAGCACGGCCATCTTTTCACATCTTGAGTATGCGTTCACTGAACGCTGGTCAGGGTCGGCGGGAATACGTTACACGACCGAGGAAAAACGGATCAGCAACCCACCGGGTGTCGGTCTTGTTGCGAGCAACGGCGACTCCAAGACATTCACCAATCTGTCGCCGATGGTCGGGATGCAATATTTCATTGATCAGGACCTGCAGATATATGGCAGCGTCTCACGGGGATTCAAGAGCGGCGGATTCAACTCCCTGGTGCTGCTGCCCAGGCTGGAATATCTACCTTTTGATCCGGAAAAGGCGACTTCATACGAACTCGGCGTCAAGGCAAACCGCGGACGATTCACGGTGGCTGGCGCGACTTTTTTTGTTGACTACGACGATATCCAGATCAGTGTGCTGAACGGCTTAGAACCTCAGATCCTCAACGCAGCTGAGGCCGAGATAAAAGGGGTGGAAGTCGAACTCGCTGCAACACTCACCACCGGTCTGAGGTTGCAGGCGGGCATCGGGTATCTGGATGCGAAATACGTCAAACTGGATCCATTGGGTCTTCAGGGCCTGACGGTACCGGTTACGCTGGATTCCAAGTTTATGAACGCGCCGAAGTGGTCCGTCAATCTGAGCCTGAGCTACTCAACCCAATTGCGCCACCTTGGCCGACTCGCGATTCGCGGCGACTATTCGTGGCGGGATCGGACTTACAATAACGCCGTCAATACCGAAGAACTCATCCAGGACGCCTACGGGCTTCTGCATGCCAGTGCAACCCTGGTGAGCAACGATGGCCGCTGGCAGTTCGCTCTGTTTGGAGACAATCTCACCGACAAGGAGTACATTCAGAGCGGCGAATTTGGCGCAGCCGTCGGTGTAGCGATCGCAAATTTTGGACGTCCACGAACTTGGGGTTTAAGCGTGCGGTACCGATTTGGGTCTGAAGTCACTCGTGACCACTAG
- a CDS encoding tetratricopeptide repeat protein, which translates to MVNISQFINELRRRNVFRSGVAYVVVAWLLIQVADILLEAFAAPAWSMRAIVIALAVGFPVVLILAWVYEITTQGVMRTEAVSEGELISVHTGRQMDFVIIGVLIVAVALFAADRFRWIDFGTGHLRSIAVLALENLSGDPEQEYFVNGMTDTLITELSKIAALRVISRQSSMQFQGTKLSLPEIARQLNVDWVVEGSALLIGDQVRITVQLIEAATDQHLWADNYDRDLSDVLAIHSEVASAIAREINIVVTPEDAARLADVREVNPEAYRLYLLGRHFHTQWRPEALDTGIEYYRQAIAIDPRYAEAHVGVAGAHLVKAFMGVMRPRDIYQTVQAELALALEIDSNLADAHAVNASLLFYYDWDWEQAEEEFQRAVSLNPNHYNAHLVYTWYLAAMDRPGEAHASIRRILDLNPLDITAYLTASDAFYMSRQYDKAIAQIQEAVNLNLTSPFVNERLGWSYLQKSMFQEAIGEFERGVQAFPGISQFHWLLGHAYAVAGRTAEAQKILDELHGLDENQYVLPYGFAIIYTALGENEIAIEWLEKAFDERNLWMPFLNVEPRFDSLRREPEFQDLLRRMNFPE; encoded by the coding sequence ATGGTCAATATCTCGCAGTTCATCAATGAACTAAGACGCCGCAACGTGTTTCGCAGCGGCGTTGCCTACGTCGTCGTTGCGTGGCTGCTGATCCAGGTCGCCGATATTCTCCTCGAGGCATTCGCCGCACCCGCATGGTCGATGCGTGCCATCGTAATCGCCCTTGCCGTTGGCTTTCCGGTTGTCCTGATTCTCGCATGGGTCTATGAGATTACGACCCAGGGCGTGATGCGTACAGAGGCGGTTTCCGAGGGCGAGTTGATCTCGGTTCACACCGGTCGTCAGATGGACTTCGTGATCATTGGCGTGCTGATCGTGGCCGTCGCGCTATTCGCGGCGGACAGATTCAGGTGGATCGATTTTGGCACTGGTCATCTTCGTTCGATTGCTGTCCTGGCACTTGAAAACCTAAGTGGAGACCCGGAGCAGGAATATTTCGTAAATGGGATGACGGACACGTTAATAACAGAACTTTCCAAGATCGCCGCGCTGCGGGTGATCTCCCGTCAATCAAGTATGCAATTCCAAGGCACGAAACTGTCCTTGCCCGAAATTGCGCGGCAGTTGAACGTCGACTGGGTGGTGGAAGGCTCGGCGCTGCTTATCGGAGACCAAGTCAGGATCACGGTGCAATTGATCGAGGCTGCAACTGACCAACACTTGTGGGCCGATAACTACGACCGCGACCTTAGCGATGTGCTGGCAATTCACAGCGAGGTCGCAAGCGCCATCGCCCGCGAAATCAACATTGTCGTGACTCCGGAGGATGCGGCTCGTCTGGCTGATGTTCGGGAAGTCAATCCCGAAGCCTATCGGCTCTATCTCTTGGGGCGGCACTTCCATACACAGTGGCGGCCAGAGGCATTGGACACAGGCATCGAGTATTACCGACAAGCCATCGCAATCGACCCACGGTACGCAGAGGCCCACGTGGGTGTAGCCGGAGCTCACCTGGTAAAGGCTTTTATGGGCGTCATGCGTCCGCGTGATATTTACCAGACGGTGCAGGCTGAATTGGCGCTGGCGCTGGAAATCGACAGCAATCTGGCCGATGCCCATGCAGTAAATGCATCATTGCTTTTCTATTATGACTGGGACTGGGAACAGGCTGAAGAAGAATTCCAACGCGCTGTTTCGCTGAATCCAAATCACTATAATGCACATCTTGTCTACACATGGTACCTGGCAGCCATGGACCGCCCGGGTGAAGCTCACGCCAGCATCAGACGCATACTCGATCTGAACCCGCTCGACATCACCGCATACCTTACCGCGTCGGACGCATTCTACATGTCGCGCCAATACGACAAGGCAATTGCTCAGATTCAGGAGGCCGTCAATTTGAATCTCACGAGTCCTTTCGTCAACGAGCGACTTGGTTGGAGTTACTTGCAGAAGAGCATGTTCCAAGAAGCGATCGGTGAATTTGAAAGAGGTGTGCAGGCTTTCCCCGGAATCTCACAGTTTCACTGGTTACTGGGACACGCTTATGCAGTGGCCGGACGAACTGCGGAAGCGCAGAAGATTCTCGATGAATTACACGGTCTGGACGAGAATCAGTATGTCCTGCCGTACGGTTTTGCGATCATCTACACGGCTCTGGGAGAGAATGAGATTGCAATTGAATGGCTCGAAAAAGCCTTCGATGAACGCAATTTATGGATGCCGTTCCTAAACGTGGAACCCCGGTTTGATTCGCTGCGCCGTGAGCCTGAATTTCAGGATCTTCTGCGCCGCATGAACTTCCCGGAGTAG